A genomic segment from Oncorhynchus clarkii lewisi isolate Uvic-CL-2024 chromosome 12, UVic_Ocla_1.0, whole genome shotgun sequence encodes:
- the LOC139422003 gene encoding class A basic helix-loop-helix protein 9-like yields MSCSSLARLEEFSEEELELSMLGQGENDEVSDDSPVGPLQDSEGSASSPPSDDTEGGQSKKRSRPVRSKARRVAANVRERKRILDYNQAFNALRVALNHDLSGKRLSKISTLQRAINRISALSVFLSSNPPSKPCSHRECHRPAGRSLAVGTVGTSRLDPPRVTVAHRLESQNYVSCNHTSLPHQIQPQQGTHPHRLPTETHLYIDSLGSSCPPSPHYPCYPAKGQLYPSRGHCGTGNPLEQPPSPIRYTQVGEGLGYQTRGWASCAQGYIDAFMESSPALGLPWQVSHIQETAGPQHSLPLL; encoded by the coding sequence ATGAGCTGCAGCAGTCTGGCAAGGTTAGAGGAATTTTCAGAGGAGGAGCTGGAGCTGAGCATGCTAGGTCAGGGAGAGAATGATGAGGTGAGCGACGACAGCCCCGTGGGCCCCTTGCAGGACAGCGAGGGCTCGGCCAGCAGCCCTCCCAGCGATGACACTGAGGGGGGCCAGTCCAAGAAGCGTAGCCGCCCGGTCCGCTCCAAGGCCCGCCGTGTGGCCGCCAACGTACGTGAACGCAAAcgcatcctggactacaaccaggCCTTCAACGCTCTGCGTGTGGCACTCAACCACGACCTCAGCGGCAAGCGGCTCTCCAAGATTTCCACCCTGCAGAGGGCCATCAACCGCATCTCagccctctctgtcttcctcagcTCCAACCCCCCCAGTAAGCCTTGCTCCCACCGGGAGTGCCACAGGCCAGCTGGGAGGTCATTGGCGGTGGGAACGGTGGGGACGTCACGGCTGGACCCGCCCAGGGTGACAGTTGCTCATCGCCTGGAGTCCCAGAACTACGTCTCCTGTAACCACACATCACTCCCCCATCAGATCCAGCCTCAGCAGGGAACCCACCCTCACAGGCTGCCAACAGAGACACACCTCTACATTGACAGCTTGGGCTCCTCATGCCCCCCCTCGCCACACTACCCCTGCTATCCTGCCAAGGGCCAGTTGTACCCCTCACGCGGACACTGTGGGACAGGGAACCCCTTGGAGCAGCCACCAAGCCCTATTAGGTACACCCAGGTGGGCGAAGGGCTGGGGTACCAGACTAGGGGGTGGGCCTCCTGCGCCCAGGGCTACATTGATGCCTTTATGGAGTCGTCTCCAGCCCTGGGCCTCCCCTGGCAGGTGAGCCACATCCAGGAGACAGCAGGCCCCCAGCACAGCCTGCCCCTACTCTGA